In Providencia sneebia DSM 19967, one DNA window encodes the following:
- the rppH gene encoding RNA pyrophosphohydrolase has product MIDDDGYRPNVGIVICNRQGQVLWARRYGQHSWQFPQGGINPGESPEQAMYRELYEEVGLQRKDVRLLASTRNWLRYKLPKRLVRWDTKPVCIGQKQRWFLLQLQCNEADINVQRSKSPEFDGWRWVSYWYPVRQVVSFKREVYRRVMKEFAPIVMPLQEQRAPQRPAFMHRRRGAR; this is encoded by the coding sequence GTGATCGATGATGATGGCTACCGCCCGAATGTAGGAATTGTAATTTGTAATCGGCAAGGGCAGGTTTTATGGGCTCGCCGCTATGGTCAGCATTCATGGCAATTTCCTCAAGGAGGTATAAATCCTGGGGAATCACCAGAGCAGGCTATGTATCGTGAATTGTACGAAGAAGTCGGCTTGCAACGTAAAGATGTTCGGTTATTGGCCTCGACTCGCAATTGGCTACGTTACAAATTACCCAAGCGTTTGGTGCGTTGGGATACAAAACCTGTTTGTATCGGGCAGAAACAGCGTTGGTTTTTATTACAACTTCAATGCAATGAAGCCGATATAAATGTTCAGCGCAGTAAGTCGCCAGAATTTGATGGTTGGCGATGGGTGAGTTATTGGTATCCTGTTCGACAAGTGGTCTCTTTCAAGCGCGAAGTGTATCGCCGCGTAATGAAAGAGTTCGCACCTATTGTGATGCCATTACAAGAACAAAGAGCGCCACAAAGACCGGCGTTTATGCATCGTAGGCGCGGAGCTAGGTAA
- the ptsP gene encoding phosphoenolpyruvate--protein phosphotransferase has product MLTRLREIVEKVAMATSLAEALEVLVNETCNAMQTDVCSIYLADHSRQCYYLMATRGLKKPRGIAIRLGFDEGVVGAVGRQSEMLNLADIREHPEFKYLPQLKEEQLKAFLGVPVVYRRKLLGVLVVQQRDRRFFNETEESFLVTLSMQLAVILSQVQSKGIFGQYRQSRLKAIPVSQGIVMAYGWQDSSQPTFDSIYEASALNINDEKQHLINAIENAASECRRISKRFMANSQKESAAIFDLYNHLLHDPQLKKRLFAAIEQGAIAQWAVKKVIDDYVEQFSRLNDLYLRERGADLRALGQRLLFHLDDNLTAREQWPESFILVADELSASVLAEMPLEQLAGVIVRDGATHSHSAILIRAMGIPAIMGVDVDPSLLHDRFLILDGYRGDVFIEPENFIVQEYKQIIAEENILSELAEDSLEQEVTLKNGEYVYIYLNAGLSPRYERQINVAVDGVGLYRTELPFMLHNGFPSEDEQKQLYQEILHLFADKPVVLRTLDIGADKQLPYMPINEENPCLGWRGIRIMLDQPEIFLIQLRAMLLANLKTQNLRILLPMITSLNEVDEAIILIKRARDELSQSIDHIVPMPQIGVMFEVPSLLFLLPELKKRVDFISIGTNDLTQYLLAVDRNNTHVASIYDSLHPAMIRFLAQVSEECQRIGLPVSVCGEMAGQPLGVAALIALGYRSLSMNGRSVPRVKYLIRGLQPDLVSALLPDLLTAETSSMIREKISLFMEKNGLGGFVRGGI; this is encoded by the coding sequence ATGCTAACGCGCTTACGTGAAATTGTCGAAAAAGTGGCAATGGCAACAAGTTTAGCCGAAGCATTAGAGGTATTAGTAAACGAAACCTGTAATGCGATGCAAACAGATGTTTGCTCAATTTATTTGGCTGATCATTCGCGTCAATGTTATTACTTAATGGCAACCCGCGGGTTAAAAAAACCTCGTGGGATTGCTATTCGTCTTGGGTTTGATGAAGGCGTTGTGGGGGCCGTTGGCCGTCAATCTGAAATGCTCAATCTTGCCGATATTCGCGAACATCCTGAATTTAAATACCTTCCCCAACTCAAAGAAGAGCAGCTAAAAGCATTTTTAGGTGTACCAGTTGTTTATCGTCGAAAATTACTTGGTGTGTTAGTCGTACAGCAACGTGATCGACGTTTTTTTAATGAAACTGAAGAGTCCTTTTTGGTGACGTTGTCAATGCAACTCGCCGTGATTTTATCTCAAGTGCAATCTAAAGGAATTTTTGGGCAATATAGACAAAGCCGGCTTAAAGCTATACCTGTATCACAAGGCATTGTGATGGCCTATGGCTGGCAAGATAGTTCACAACCTACCTTTGATTCAATCTACGAAGCTAGTGCTTTAAATATTAATGATGAAAAGCAGCATTTAATAAATGCAATTGAAAATGCTGCTTCTGAATGCCGACGAATTAGCAAGCGCTTTATGGCAAACTCGCAAAAGGAAAGTGCTGCAATTTTTGATTTGTATAATCATTTATTGCATGACCCACAACTCAAAAAAAGGTTATTTGCGGCAATTGAGCAAGGGGCTATTGCGCAATGGGCAGTGAAAAAAGTCATTGATGATTATGTTGAACAGTTTTCCCGTTTAAATGACCTTTATTTGAGGGAAAGAGGAGCTGACCTTAGAGCATTAGGTCAACGTTTACTTTTCCATTTAGATGATAACTTAACGGCCCGCGAGCAGTGGCCAGAAAGTTTTATTTTGGTTGCGGATGAGCTAAGTGCGAGTGTATTAGCTGAGATGCCTTTGGAGCAGCTTGCTGGTGTTATTGTTCGTGATGGTGCCACGCATTCGCATTCTGCCATTTTGATCAGAGCGATGGGAATACCCGCAATAATGGGAGTAGATGTTGACCCATCTTTATTGCATGACCGTTTTTTAATTCTTGATGGTTATCGTGGTGATGTATTCATTGAGCCCGAGAATTTTATTGTTCAAGAATATAAGCAAATTATTGCGGAAGAAAATATTCTCAGTGAATTAGCTGAAGATTCTCTTGAACAAGAAGTCACATTAAAAAACGGTGAATATGTCTATATTTACCTTAATGCTGGTTTAAGCCCCCGTTATGAACGGCAGATTAATGTTGCCGTAGATGGTGTTGGGTTGTATCGGACAGAACTGCCTTTTATGCTGCATAACGGTTTTCCATCCGAAGATGAGCAAAAGCAGCTGTATCAGGAAATATTGCATTTATTTGCAGATAAGCCCGTTGTGCTAAGAACATTAGATATTGGGGCGGATAAGCAGTTACCTTACATGCCAATCAATGAAGAAAACCCTTGTTTAGGTTGGCGCGGTATACGGATTATGTTGGATCAACCTGAGATCTTCTTGATTCAATTAAGAGCTATGTTGTTAGCAAACCTTAAAACTCAAAATTTGCGCATTTTATTACCGATGATAACCAGCCTTAATGAGGTTGATGAGGCTATCATTTTAATAAAAAGAGCAAGGGATGAATTAAGTCAATCGATTGATCACATAGTACCTATGCCACAAATTGGTGTTATGTTTGAAGTTCCTTCATTATTATTTTTACTGCCAGAGTTAAAAAAACGGGTCGATTTTATTTCAATTGGTACGAATGATTTAACCCAATATTTATTGGCTGTCGATAGAAATAACACGCATGTTGCATCAATTTATGACAGCCTGCATCCTGCAATGATCCGCTTTCTAGCTCAGGTAAGCGAAGAGTGTCAACGGATTGGTTTACCGGTCAGTGTGTGCGGTGAAATGGCAGGGCAGCCGTTGGGAGTAGCGGCATTAATCGCTTTAGGCTATCGTTCTTTGAGTATGAATGGACGTAGTGTTCCAAGAGTAAAATATTTGATCCGTGGATTACAACCTGATTTAGTATCTGCGTTATTACCCGATCTTTTAACCGCTGAAACAAGTAGTATGATCCGTGAAAAAATTAGTTTATTTATGGAGAAGAATGGGTTAGGTGGCTTTGTTCGAGGTGGTATCTAA
- the lgt gene encoding prolipoprotein diacylglyceryl transferase, which yields MSNSYLAFPEIDPVMFSVGPVSLHWYGFMYLVGFVFALWLANRRAAKPNSGWTKNEVENLLYIGFVGVFVGGRLGYVFFYNLPVFLDDPLYLFKVWDGGMSFHGGLIGVICAMMWFAHRTRRRFLQVADFVAPLIPFGLGMGRIGNFINGELWGRVTLDTPWAFLFPHSRSEDIQIVAQDPSLLPILEQYGVLPRHPSQLYEMVLEGIVLFLILNIFVRKPRPMGSVSGLFLIGYGAFRIIVEFFRQPDSQLGLFGGISMGQILSIPMIIVGVLMIMWAYKYGQNIPAHKPDKNPKSK from the coding sequence ATGAGTAACAGCTACTTAGCATTTCCGGAGATTGATCCTGTCATGTTCTCGGTCGGGCCAGTGTCTTTGCACTGGTATGGTTTTATGTATCTTGTTGGGTTTGTATTTGCTTTGTGGTTAGCAAATCGTCGTGCGGCTAAACCTAACAGTGGTTGGACAAAAAATGAAGTTGAGAACTTACTCTACATTGGCTTTGTAGGTGTTTTTGTAGGTGGAAGATTAGGTTACGTATTCTTTTATAATTTGCCAGTATTTCTTGATGATCCCCTTTACTTATTTAAAGTTTGGGATGGCGGAATGTCGTTTCATGGCGGATTAATTGGTGTTATTTGTGCCATGATGTGGTTTGCACATCGGACTCGACGCCGTTTCCTTCAAGTTGCTGATTTTGTTGCACCACTTATTCCATTTGGTTTAGGAATGGGGCGAATTGGAAACTTTATTAATGGAGAATTATGGGGACGAGTCACTTTAGATACGCCTTGGGCATTTCTATTCCCACATTCGCGAAGTGAAGATATTCAAATAGTAGCGCAAGATCCATCATTACTGCCTATTTTAGAGCAATATGGCGTTCTTCCACGCCATCCATCTCAACTTTATGAGATGGTTTTAGAAGGGATTGTATTATTCCTGATCTTAAATATATTTGTGCGTAAACCTCGCCCAATGGGCAGTGTTTCTGGGCTATTTTTGATAGGTTATGGGGCGTTCCGAATTATTGTTGAATTCTTTAGACAACCAGATTCGCAGCTTGGTTTATTTGGAGGCATTAGCATGGGGCAAATTTTATCAATACCAATGATTATTGTTGGTGTGCTAATGATTATGTGGGCATATAAATATGGTCAAAATATTCCAGCCCATAAACCCGACAAGAATCCTAAAAGTAAATAA
- a CDS encoding thymidylate synthase: MKPYLELCQRIIDEGQWVENKRTSVRCLTVINADLEYDVANNQFPLITTRKSFFKAAIAELLGYLRGYDNAKQFREIGCNTWNANANENQAWLNNPHRKGEDDMGRVYGVQGRSWLRPDGSHLDQLKKVVDNLKNGIDDRAEIITFYNPGEFEMGCLRPCMHTHTFSLLGDTLHLTSYQRSCDVPLGLNFNQVQCFVFLALMARITGHKPGKAYHKIVNAHIYENQLPLMRDVQLKREPFPLPSLFINPQIKTLEDIETWVSTDDFTLEGYQYHEAIRYPFTV; encoded by the coding sequence ATGAAGCCGTATCTTGAGTTATGCCAGCGAATTATTGATGAAGGTCAGTGGGTTGAGAATAAACGTACGAGTGTTCGTTGCCTAACGGTGATTAATGCTGACCTAGAGTATGATGTTGCAAATAACCAATTTCCTTTAATTACCACACGTAAAAGCTTTTTTAAGGCTGCGATAGCTGAGTTACTTGGCTATTTGCGTGGCTATGATAATGCAAAGCAGTTCCGAGAAATTGGTTGTAACACTTGGAATGCTAATGCTAATGAAAATCAGGCTTGGCTAAATAATCCACACCGTAAAGGTGAGGATGATATGGGCAGAGTTTATGGTGTTCAGGGACGTTCGTGGTTACGTCCAGATGGCTCACATCTTGATCAGCTTAAAAAAGTTGTCGATAACTTAAAAAATGGGATAGATGATCGTGCTGAAATTATAACGTTTTATAACCCGGGTGAATTTGAAATGGGTTGTTTACGTCCTTGCATGCATACTCATACTTTTTCACTATTAGGCGATACACTTCATTTAACGTCGTATCAACGTAGCTGTGATGTTCCACTGGGCTTAAATTTCAATCAAGTCCAGTGTTTTGTATTCCTTGCTCTTATGGCTCGAATTACAGGTCATAAACCCGGTAAGGCTTATCACAAAATTGTGAATGCTCATATTTATGAAAATCAATTACCTTTGATGCGTGATGTACAATTAAAGCGTGAACCTTTCCCTTTACCATCATTGTTTATTAATCCGCAAATCAAGACATTGGAAGATATTGAAACTTGGGTGAGTACTGATGATTTCACTTTAGAGGGATATCAGTATCACGAAGCTATACGTTATCCATTTACAGTTTAA
- a CDS encoding prepilin-type N-terminal cleavage/methylation domain-containing protein: MKIRNQQNGFTLIEILVVIFICSFALIPALHNWHKQQQREYLIDTARQVAAFIYRHFMEGIYLNQHRILFVDPLKDNWKITIKDAITKDQIGQLVADKFNHVAIKSATRTSIDLYGKQGTSHAFRIELQNDFGQMTIFMSASGRVRGCSNKKIVGVPHC; this comes from the coding sequence ATGAAAATTAGGAACCAACAAAATGGATTTACGTTAATTGAAATATTAGTTGTGATATTTATTTGTTCATTTGCATTAATTCCTGCTTTACATAATTGGCATAAGCAACAACAACGTGAGTATTTAATTGATACAGCTCGGCAAGTTGCTGCATTTATTTATCGCCATTTTATGGAAGGAATTTATCTAAACCAACATCGTATTTTATTTGTAGACCCACTAAAAGATAATTGGAAAATTACCATAAAAGATGCAATTACGAAGGATCAAATAGGGCAATTAGTAGCTGATAAATTTAATCATGTGGCGATAAAGTCAGCAACGCGTACCTCAATTGATTTATATGGTAAGCAAGGAACCAGTCATGCTTTTCGCATTGAACTACAGAATGATTTTGGGCAAATGACCATTTTTATGTCTGCTAGCGGTAGGGTTAGAGGTTGTAGTAATAAAAAAATTGTAGGTGTTCCACATTGTTAG
- a CDS encoding prepilin peptidase-dependent protein, with product MNKNDQLGFSLLETLIAMGLSSFICIAAISVFPALFKQTHHSYIQYQIDREVRQVLINMEKDFRRIGYCSRQFCDGTAIKIEAKFLSRLPNSCIVFAYDQDLSGAWRNGGARSKETDFFGYRLNNNKLESNRNVMDCNGSRWQSLFDPQVIKVNKLSFTWHKEHSLLEVKLIVKTPLLPNKELSYRTTVLLRNV from the coding sequence ATGAATAAAAATGATCAATTAGGTTTTTCATTGCTTGAAACTCTCATTGCAATGGGGTTAAGCAGTTTTATCTGTATTGCTGCCATATCCGTATTTCCTGCTTTATTTAAACAGACTCATCATTCTTACATTCAATATCAAATAGATAGAGAAGTTAGGCAAGTTCTTATTAATATGGAGAAAGACTTTAGGCGAATTGGTTATTGTAGCCGACAGTTTTGTGATGGTACTGCAATTAAAATAGAGGCTAAATTTTTAAGTAGATTGCCAAATTCATGTATTGTTTTTGCTTATGATCAGGATTTATCTGGAGCATGGCGTAACGGGGGAGCTCGTAGTAAAGAAACTGATTTTTTTGGGTATAGATTAAACAATAATAAATTGGAATCTAATAGAAACGTGATGGATTGTAATGGTAGCCGCTGGCAATCCTTATTCGATCCCCAAGTAATTAAAGTCAATAAGTTATCTTTTACTTGGCATAAAGAACACTCTTTATTAGAAGTCAAACTTATTGTTAAAACACCATTGTTACCTAACAAAGAATTGAGTTATAGAACCACTGTATTATTGAGGAATGTTTAA
- a CDS encoding YgdB family protein, which yields MAALQTQKGNIALIMVVILMTMALLLLKALHFYQESARDEFFREKRFFETFNLAESALSWGLTQNWQLFGSIDTDWECLQHQKPYWESCLKHYKGNDFILLGRSFYNDTQYINVYRWVNPLAGSQKVQARENGWLDYCPVKKKGFC from the coding sequence ATGGCGGCATTGCAGACTCAAAAAGGAAATATTGCTTTAATTATGGTCGTTATCTTAATGACAATGGCACTACTATTATTAAAAGCATTACATTTTTACCAAGAAAGTGCGCGTGATGAATTTTTCCGTGAGAAGAGGTTTTTTGAAACTTTTAATCTAGCTGAATCTGCATTATCTTGGGGGTTAACGCAAAATTGGCAGCTATTTGGTTCAATAGATACAGATTGGGAATGTTTACAGCATCAAAAACCATATTGGGAAAGCTGCTTAAAGCATTATAAAGGCAATGATTTTATATTATTAGGTCGAAGTTTTTATAACGACACACAATATATCAATGTATATCGTTGGGTTAATCCTTTAGCAGGTTCTCAGAAAGTGCAAGCAAGGGAAAATGGTTGGCTAGACTATTGCCCTGTAAAAAAGAAAGGGTTTTGCTAA
- a CDS encoding type IV pilus modification PilV family protein, translating to MKQNQIIQQQGFALIESIIAMVVFAILLVALLNYSQYITLNFNQIFQHSAVIRELNSQLEYKSSMKAVERENQKPLSPNWQLNLQDFSVSENCTDTTVALSNPRQKFVLTRRVCRTGDNNVSGLSF from the coding sequence ATGAAGCAAAACCAAATAATACAGCAGCAAGGTTTCGCCTTGATAGAATCAATTATTGCGATGGTTGTCTTTGCTATCTTATTAGTCGCTCTGCTAAACTATAGCCAATATATCACTTTGAATTTTAATCAAATATTTCAGCATTCAGCAGTAATAAGAGAGTTAAATAGCCAGTTAGAATATAAATCATCAATGAAAGCGGTGGAGCGTGAAAACCAGAAGCCGCTTTCCCCCAATTGGCAGCTAAACTTACAAGATTTTTCGGTGTCAGAGAATTGTACTGATACAACCGTCGCCTTATCGAACCCGAGGCAAAAATTTGTACTGACCCGTAGGGTTTGTAGAACAGGAGATAATAATGTTTCAGGTTTATCATTCTAA